A section of the Patescibacteria group bacterium genome encodes:
- the tgt gene encoding tRNA guanosine(34) transglycosylase Tgt: protein MFRLIKQTGLARVGEIETAHGVVHTPFFMPIATKGAVKTVSTRDLDALGAEILLSNTFHMMLRPGEALIKQAGGLHGFMNWNKPILTDSGGYQVFSLAKMRKLTDDGVEFQSPIDGDKHFLTPERSIQIQLDLGSDIVMALDECTPYPCEKEYAERSLELTIAWAKRCKKYFDDNKTAAINPDAKLFGIVQGSTYPDLRKKSLEQIIEIGFDGYAVGGFSVGEPREKTYEILAELMKLMPEDKPRYFMGAGQPEEIVQYVNLGFDMFDCVLPTRNARHGTLYVRLNDSLEGNFYEQVDITNESHKSDFSPLDAGCECETCQNYTRAYLRHLFMIQEPLGQRLATLHNLKFYLDLMKLLQSSGPLNSF, encoded by the coding sequence ATGTTTAGACTAATCAAACAAACCGGTCTGGCACGGGTCGGCGAGATTGAGACGGCGCATGGTGTTGTGCATACGCCGTTTTTTATGCCCATCGCCACCAAGGGCGCGGTTAAGACCGTGTCTACGCGCGATTTGGACGCCCTGGGCGCCGAGATTTTGCTGTCCAATACATTTCACATGATGCTGCGGCCGGGCGAAGCCCTGATTAAGCAGGCCGGGGGCTTGCACGGATTTATGAACTGGAATAAACCGATTCTTACGGACAGCGGCGGTTACCAGGTGTTCAGCCTGGCGAAGATGAGAAAATTAACTGATGACGGGGTTGAGTTTCAGTCTCCGATTGACGGCGACAAACATTTTCTGACTCCGGAACGCTCCATACAGATACAGTTGGATCTGGGCTCGGATATTGTCATGGCGCTGGACGAATGCACGCCGTATCCGTGCGAAAAAGAATACGCCGAACGGTCTTTGGAACTGACCATTGCCTGGGCAAAGCGCTGCAAGAAGTATTTCGATGACAATAAAACCGCGGCAATCAATCCGGACGCCAAGCTGTTCGGCATTGTCCAGGGTTCGACTTATCCGGATCTTCGGAAAAAGTCCCTTGAGCAAATTATTGAAATCGGATTTGACGGTTACGCGGTCGGCGGATTTTCCGTGGGCGAGCCGCGTGAAAAAACTTATGAAATTTTAGCCGAGCTGATGAAGCTTATGCCCGAGGACAAGCCGCGTTATTTTATGGGCGCCGGCCAGCCGGAAGAAATCGTTCAGTACGTCAATCTCGGGTTCGACATGTTTGACTGCGTCCTGCCGACGCGCAACGCGCGCCATGGCACGCTGTATGTGCGGCTCAATGATTCTTTGGAAGGTAATTTTTACGAGCAGGTTGATATCACCAACGAGTCGCATAAATCTGATTTTTCTCCGCTTGACGCCGGATGCGAATGCGAAACCTGCCAAAATTACACCCGCGCCTATCTGCGCCATCTTTTTATGATTCAGGAGCCGCTGGGGCAAAGATTGGCGACCCTGCATAATTTGAAATTTTATCTGGATTTGATGAAACTCCTACAATCGTCTGGGCCTCTCAACTCTTTCTAG
- the rsmH gene encoding 16S rRNA (cytosine(1402)-N(4))-methyltransferase RsmH produces the protein MNELKHEPVLLEETIKFLDPRPNQNFVDGTVGDGGHASAILELTAPDGRLLGFDRDEGALRRAQHYLSKFGKRIKLVNDNYKNIRQYAAPDFDARGILLDLGYSLVQIKSPERGFSFHEQGPLDMRFDTEQGITAAEIVNTYSEADLARIFLLYGEERYARPIARQIIRQRKKKLIETTLELVGVIEKSVPWKYLHSKLHFATRTFQALRIETNGELEGLEQALPDALSALGNHGRLAVITFHSLEDRIVKQFMRRQARAATVKLITKKPIKPSEREININPRSRSAKLRVCEKIKKQK, from the coding sequence ATGAATGAATTAAAACACGAACCAGTTTTGCTGGAAGAAACAATTAAGTTTCTGGATCCGCGGCCGAACCAGAACTTCGTTGATGGGACAGTTGGAGACGGAGGCCACGCCTCGGCGATTTTGGAACTTACGGCGCCGGACGGACGGCTGCTTGGTTTCGACCGCGATGAAGGCGCATTGCGCCGCGCGCAACATTACCTTTCGAAGTTTGGTAAAAGAATCAAATTAGTCAACGATAATTATAAAAACATACGTCAGTATGCTGCCCCGGATTTTGATGCGCGCGGAATTTTATTAGATCTTGGCTACTCGCTTGTTCAGATTAAATCTCCGGAGCGAGGCTTCAGCTTTCACGAGCAGGGACCGCTGGACATGCGGTTCGATACGGAGCAGGGAATAACCGCCGCGGAAATCGTGAATACATATTCCGAGGCCGATTTGGCCAGAATATTTTTGCTCTACGGCGAGGAGCGCTACGCGCGGCCGATCGCGCGCCAGATAATCCGGCAGAGAAAGAAAAAGCTGATTGAGACAACCCTGGAGCTGGTCGGAGTGATTGAAAAGTCGGTTCCGTGGAAATATCTTCATTCAAAATTGCATTTCGCCACGCGGACATTTCAGGCGCTGCGCATTGAAACCAATGGCGAGCTTGAGGGGCTGGAACAGGCATTGCCCGACGCTTTATCAGCGCTTGGAAATCACGGACGCCTGGCGGTCATCACATTTCATTCCCTGGAGGACAGGATCGTCAAACAGTTCATGCGGCGTCAGGCCCGGGCGGCAACGGTAAAATTAATTACAAAAAAACCCATAAAACCATCGGAGCGGGAGATTAACATAAATCCCAGATCACGCAGCGCGAAATTGCGCGTCTGCGAAAAAATTAAAAAACAAAAATAA
- the mraZ gene encoding division/cell wall cluster transcriptional repressor MraZ, translating to MFIGEFKHNLDEKGRLAVPVKFRSDLAKGAVITRGIDKCLFVYTMDEWRILANKLANLPISQAKARAFARLMLAGAMDVIPDKQGRINLPEYLRQYAGLSKEAVIAGLYNRLEIWDSASWEQYSKNTEQSSSDISEKLAELGV from the coding sequence ATGTTCATCGGCGAGTTTAAACACAATTTAGACGAAAAGGGCCGCCTGGCCGTGCCGGTAAAATTCCGGTCCGATTTAGCCAAGGGAGCGGTGATAACAAGAGGCATTGATAAATGTCTTTTTGTTTATACCATGGACGAATGGAGGATCTTGGCCAATAAATTAGCGAATTTACCCATTTCCCAGGCCAAAGCGCGGGCGTTTGCTCGGCTTATGCTGGCCGGAGCAATGGATGTAATCCCAGACAAGCAGGGCAGAATTAATTTACCCGAATATCTCCGCCAGTATGCCGGCCTCTCCAAAGAGGCGGTAATTGCTGGGTTATACAATCGTTTGGAGATCTGGGATTCTGCCTCGTGGGAACAGTATTCAAAAAACACCGAGCAGTCTTCATCCGATATTTCGGAGAAGTTGGCTGAACTCGGTGTTTAA
- a CDS encoding GIY-YIG nuclease family protein has product MLDYYQFYTYILASNRNGTLYIGVTNNLKRRVFEHKQGEDSAFTAQHYINKLVYYEMYESIEEAIMREKQLKKWNRSWKIRLIEDFNPLWSDLYDNID; this is encoded by the coding sequence ATGCTCGATTATTATCAATTTTATACGTACATTCTCGCAAGCAATAGAAACGGGACTTTGTATATTGGCGTAACGAATAATTTAAAGCGCAGGGTATTTGAGCATAAGCAAGGCGAAGACAGCGCTTTCACGGCGCAGCATTATATTAATAAGTTAGTATATTACGAAATGTACGAGAGCATTGAAGAAGCAATTATGCGGGAAAAGCAATTAAAGAAATGGAACCGCAGTTGGAAGATTAGATTGATAGAGGATTTTAATCCTCTCTGGAGTGATTTGTACGATAATATTGACTGA
- a CDS encoding excinuclease ABC subunit UvrC: MAIPKNVKIKNNLLPAEPGVYLMRDAGGEIIYVGKAASLKSRVSSYFLKSHDDKTARLVRDIRRIDYQITLSVLEALILEANLIKKYLPKYNIREKDDKSFLYLAITKDDFPRPMLIRGLELRRMNRNRFKAVFGPYLSARSLRAALDLIRKMIPYSTCEPNQKRACFNFQIGKCPGVCAGKISRADYAKIIRNLILFFQGRKTRVLANLKKEMKRLSENSKFEKAATVRNQIRALEHIQDIALLKRDEPTPEIGLAGEKFINIFGRVEGYDISMISGQHAVGSMVVFDQGEPAKGEYRKFKIKTIRGTNDTGMLKEVLARRFRNRWPHPDLILIDGGRGQVNAALEILSLFRLRIPAVGIAKGITRKKDELIYDRLDPELKRVSEQYKAILVRVRDEAHRFAVKYHREIRGRIL; encoded by the coding sequence ATGGCAATTCCGAAAAACGTAAAAATTAAAAATAATCTATTGCCGGCCGAACCGGGCGTTTATCTGATGCGCGACGCGGGCGGCGAGATTATTTATGTGGGCAAAGCGGCTTCGCTCAAGAGCCGGGTTTCTTCGTATTTTCTAAAATCCCATGACGACAAGACCGCGCGCCTTGTCCGGGACATCCGGCGCATTGATTATCAGATCACGCTGTCGGTGCTCGAAGCCCTTATCCTTGAGGCCAATCTGATTAAAAAGTATTTGCCCAAATACAATATCCGCGAAAAGGATGATAAAAGTTTTTTATATCTCGCGATTACCAAAGATGATTTTCCGCGGCCCATGCTGATTCGTGGACTTGAGCTCAGGCGCATGAATAGGAATAGATTCAAAGCCGTGTTCGGACCCTATCTTTCGGCGCGTTCTCTGCGCGCCGCTCTGGATCTTATCCGCAAGATGATCCCGTATTCCACCTGTGAACCGAATCAGAAGCGGGCGTGTTTTAATTTTCAGATTGGCAAATGTCCGGGAGTGTGCGCGGGAAAGATCAGCCGCGCGGATTACGCAAAAATTATCCGCAACCTGATTTTGTTTTTTCAGGGCCGGAAGACGCGGGTTCTTGCGAATCTGAAAAAAGAAATGAAGCGATTGTCGGAGAATTCAAAATTCGAGAAAGCAGCAACGGTCCGTAATCAAATCCGCGCATTGGAGCATATTCAGGATATCGCTTTATTAAAGCGTGATGAGCCGACTCCGGAGATCGGCCTGGCCGGCGAGAAGTTCATAAATATTTTTGGAAGGGTCGAGGGTTACGATATATCAATGATCAGCGGACAGCACGCGGTCGGAAGCATGGTTGTTTTTGATCAAGGCGAACCGGCGAAAGGCGAGTACCGCAAATTTAAAATTAAAACAATCCGCGGCACCAATGACACCGGCATGCTTAAAGAAGTTCTGGCGCGGCGTTTCCGGAACCGCTGGCCGCATCCGGACTTGATTCTGATTGACGGCGGTAGGGGACAGGTGAATGCCGCTCTGGAAATTTTAAGTCTGTTTAGGCTGCGCATTCCGGCGGTCGGCATTGCCAAGGGCATTACGCGCAAAAAAGATGAATTGATTTACGACCGGCTCGATCCCGAGCTTAAACGCGTCAGCGAGCAATACAAAGCAATTTTAGTCCGTGTCCGCGATGAGGCGCATCGGTTTGCGGTGAAGTATCATCGCGAGATCAGAGGACGGATTTTATAG
- the uvrA gene encoding excinuclease ABC subunit UvrA — protein MQDKIIIKGAREHNLKNISLEIPRNKMVVFTGVSGSGKSSLAFDTIFAEGQRRYVESLSAYARQFLGQMQKPDVDEIEGLSPAISIDQKAHSANPRSTVATITEVYDYLRVLYARIGVPYCPVCGKIIRKMTVEEMVDSVGKAAKKLLGTGKAEEIHILAPAVRGRKGEYYQMLYDWYNSGFLFVRVDGKMRKLSGRILLDKNKKHTIELVTDIIPASDVLALGKENRQRLAESLEVALEYGNNLVTVIFGGREERSLSAKFSCPDDGFSFPEIEPRLFSFNSPYGACPTCHGIGTEFIYSDEICPDCNGKRLRREALNVLINGKNINELVSMDIDLATRFILSLNLTAREKEIAGAAMKEILDRLQFMIDVGVEYLTLDRTAGTLSGGEAQRIRLASQVGSRLVGALYVLDEPTIGLHQKDNTKLIETLANLRDIGNTIIVVEHDEETIRAADYLVDFGPGAGKRGGEVVCCGEIPEIFKNTESSTCAYLRRDKEIPLPAKRRAVGRDAIKIIGAKEHNLKGLNLEIPLRRFICVTGVSGSGKSSLMYDVVYKYLANRLNGTGYRLGAAKQILGLEYLDKAILIDQSAIGRTPRSNPATYTGTFSHIRDLFTQTPEAKFRGYRPGRFSFNVPGPARQSPDGSSRMAGGGRCEHCEGHGYIAIEMHFLPTVYVTCEVCKGKRFDRETLEVKWKEKNISQVLDMEAGDAYEFFKDIPLIADRLKVMNEVGLGYMELGQPATTLSGGEAQRVKLANELAKRPTGRTFYLLDEPTTGLHFEDIKKLLEVLHRLVDRGNSVVVIEHNLDVIKTADWVIDLGPEGGDRGGSLVAQGTPEDIAANPKSYTGQYLKKVLR, from the coding sequence GGCTTACGCCCGGCAGTTTCTCGGGCAGATGCAGAAGCCGGACGTTGATGAGATTGAGGGATTGTCGCCGGCGATTTCCATTGACCAGAAAGCGCACAGCGCCAATCCGCGCAGCACGGTCGCGACAATCACCGAAGTCTATGATTATCTGCGCGTGCTTTACGCGCGCATCGGCGTGCCGTATTGCCCGGTCTGCGGAAAGATAATCAGAAAAATGACGGTTGAGGAGATGGTGGATTCGGTCGGCAAGGCCGCGAAAAAGCTGCTCGGTACGGGCAAGGCGGAGGAGATTCATATTTTGGCGCCGGCGGTGCGCGGGCGCAAGGGCGAATATTATCAGATGCTGTACGACTGGTATAACAGCGGATTTTTGTTCGTGCGCGTCGACGGTAAGATGAGAAAATTAAGCGGACGGATTTTACTAGACAAAAACAAGAAGCACACCATTGAACTGGTCACGGATATTATTCCGGCGAGCGATGTGCTCGCGCTGGGCAAAGAGAACCGCCAGCGCCTGGCGGAATCGCTTGAAGTGGCGCTTGAATACGGTAACAATCTGGTTACCGTAATTTTCGGGGGCAGGGAAGAGCGTTCGCTTTCCGCCAAATTCAGCTGTCCGGACGACGGTTTCAGTTTTCCGGAAATCGAGCCGCGCCTTTTTTCTTTCAATAGCCCCTACGGCGCCTGTCCGACCTGCCACGGCATTGGCACGGAATTTATTTATTCGGATGAAATATGCCCGGACTGCAATGGCAAGCGCCTGCGGCGCGAGGCGCTGAATGTGCTGATAAACGGCAAAAATATCAACGAGCTGGTTTCCATGGATATAGATTTGGCGACCAGATTCATTCTTAGCTTGAATCTGACCGCGCGCGAAAAAGAAATCGCCGGTGCGGCCATGAAAGAAATCCTTGACCGCCTGCAGTTTATGATTGACGTTGGCGTGGAATATCTGACGCTTGACCGCACGGCCGGCACTCTTTCGGGCGGAGAAGCCCAGCGGATCCGCCTCGCTTCGCAGGTCGGATCGCGCCTGGTCGGCGCGCTGTACGTGCTGGACGAACCGACCATCGGCCTTCATCAAAAAGACAATACGAAATTAATTGAGACTCTGGCCAACCTCCGCGACATCGGCAACACGATTATCGTGGTTGAACACGACGAGGAAACAATCCGCGCGGCGGATTATCTGGTTGATTTCGGGCCGGGCGCGGGAAAGCGCGGCGGCGAGGTCGTGTGTTGCGGTGAAATTCCGGAGATTTTTAAAAACACGGAATCGTCAACCTGCGCTTATCTGCGCCGGGACAAAGAAATTCCTCTGCCCGCGAAACGGCGCGCGGTCGGCCGCGACGCGATTAAGATTATCGGCGCCAAGGAGCACAATCTCAAGGGCCTGAATCTGGAGATTCCGCTCCGGCGTTTCATCTGCGTTACCGGCGTTTCCGGTTCGGGCAAGAGTTCGCTGATGTATGACGTGGTCTACAAGTATCTGGCCAACCGGCTGAACGGCACCGGATACCGGCTCGGCGCGGCAAAACAGATCCTCGGGCTTGAATATCTGGACAAGGCGATTCTGATTGACCAGTCGGCAATCGGCCGGACGCCGCGTTCAAATCCGGCGACCTACACCGGCACGTTCTCGCACATCCGGGATCTGTTCACGCAGACGCCGGAGGCAAAGTTCCGCGGATACCGTCCGGGCCGGTTCAGTTTCAACGTGCCGGGCCCTGCCCGCCAATCGCCTGACGGCTCAAGCCGGATGGCAGGCGGGGGCCGCTGCGAACATTGCGAAGGCCACGGATACATCGCGATTGAAATGCATTTTCTGCCCACGGTTTACGTGACCTGCGAAGTGTGCAAGGGAAAGCGTTTTGACCGCGAGACACTGGAAGTGAAATGGAAAGAAAAAAACATTTCACAGGTTTTGGATATGGAGGCCGGGGATGCTTACGAATTTTTCAAAGACATTCCGCTGATTGCCGACCGGCTCAAGGTGATGAACGAGGTCGGTCTCGGATATATGGAACTCGGCCAGCCGGCGACCACGCTTTCCGGCGGCGAAGCCCAGCGCGTCAAACTGGCGAACGAACTGGCCAAGCGGCCGACCGGCCGGACTTTTTATCTTTTGGACGAACCGACCACGGGTTTGCATTTTGAAGATATAAAAAAACTGCTTGAAGTTCTGCATCGCTTGGTTGACCGCGGCAATTCGGTGGTGGTGATTGAACATAATCTGGATGTCATAAAAACCGCGGACTGGGTGATTGATCTGGGACCCGAGGGAGGGGACCGCGGCGGCAGCTTGGTGGCGCAGGGAACGCCCGAAGATATTGCCGCGAATCCGAAATCCTACACCGGACAATATTTAAAAAAAGTTTTGAGATAA